tcagaggcctTAGATACACTGGAGTTGAGTTATAGGTGGTTGGAAATCacacttgagtcctctggaagaacaattaCACACATGTAATCGtctattattttcctctttttacaAGTTTTTGAGATTGAAAACTGTCCTGCTTCCAGGATATTTGAACTTGGCTCTTTAATTCATACATTTTTGGAATGTCTataagttgtctttttttttcctctccttagAAACCCATTTCCATCCTGTGGGTTTCACCTTAAAGCCAACGTCATGTCTGGTTCTAATGGTGTCAAAGACAATTCCCACAACAAGGCCCGGACATCTCCTTACCCAGGTTCAAAAGTCGAGCGAAGCAAGGTTCCCAATGAGAAGGTGGGCTGGCTTGTTGAGTGGCAGGACTACAACCCAGTGGAGTACACCGCGGTCTCTGTGTTGGCTGGACCCCAGTGGGCAGACCCTCAGATCAGGTGAGCAGATAAGTGGGTGGCTGGCTCTAAGACTGATGGAAAGTCAGGGTTTTAAGTTATCATTTGATATTTGAAAAAATCGCTTTGATCCATGCTGGGTGTTTTTCCAAGTCTGTTTCTACATTTGCTTGAATTTTCCCAAACCGATCAGTCCGTGCTTGTTTAATCTTCGCCATGTTTTGTGAGGACTTCCCCTAATGGGCGAATCTATTTTGGTTTGAAATCGCTGCTGTTGTTTCGGAGTGATGACAAGTGGCGGCCTCTGATTGTACATGTTCTAGTTGGGTTAACAGTGCCCCTCTGTTGTTTCTGGCAGAGCTGGGCTGACATCTGAGGTTGTGAAAACACTTGTCAGATTCTCTTCCAGATCACCAGAACCCGATGACGGGCACGGGAGCgtggagagataggagagagagtgagagctgGGTGTCCCTGCGAGAGCCGGACTGCTTCATAGTTTAGGATTACATtcccttttattctctttccagcTTTGCTGAGCTATGGTGTACAAAAGTTATacgcgggttggggatttagctcagtggtagagcgcttgcctagcaagtgcaaggccctgagttcggtccccagctccgaaaaaaaaaaaaaaaaaaaaaaaaaaaaaagttatatgcATATGTCATACGGCCCAGAGGTTTGGTTCACGCATCACTGAAATGATTACCACAGTAAAACACTTAACACAGCCATCTCTAGCCCATAGGCTTCTCCTGCAGCGAGGACATTCGAGCTCTGTCTTCAGCAAGCTTCAGGTGTTACCCTCGGTACCAGCTGTGGTCACTGCCGGGGCAGCAGCCCTCCCACGGAACCAAAACCCCATGCCTTTTCAGAAGTGTCATCCCATTTCCCCTGCCTTTATGTCTCATGTACCAACAAATACAACACTGTagtagaattattttcttttaaaacggGAGCTGGAGAGTGAGCTCAGTAGTCGGGAGGACTTGCCGCTCCTGTGGAGAccagttttggttcccagcactcacatggtggtgTTCAGTTATCCATAACGCCAGCTTCAGGGCTCTAACTCCCTCTTCCgacctccctgggcaccagacaCCCACATGGTGCACATAGTAAATGCAGGCAAAGCGCTCAACCTGAAATCAGCCTAaacgtcatttttttttttttaaatatttatttatttaatgtatacgagtacactgtagctgtcttcagacacacccaaccccattacagatggttgtgagccaccatgtggttgctgggaattgaactcaggacctctggaagagcagtcggtgctcttaaccgctgagccatctctccagcccctaaacgtCATTCTTAAAAGTTATCTATTCACTCgaattatttgaattattttagtttacttttttttggtGCCAGGCATTGATAGGCATCTACCACTAAGGTAAATTCTCAGCCTACGTTTGTATTTTAGCTCACGTATAAAGACATAAGACTGCACGTATTGATGTTctgatgcacatacacatttgaATCGGCGTAAACAACCATAGCCTTCTCCTCAGACATCCTTTCTTTAAGTTGGAAGCATTCCACATCATTTCTTCTAGCCTTTTGCAATAGTCCATGGTTGCTCTGACGTCACTCTAGTGTGCAGTACTGCCAGGACCCTAAACCTTATGTAAGTAAGTATTCCTCAGTGCCCATTGAGTTGGctgcccccaaccccactccaTTTTCAGACTCTGAGGACCTCCATGCTGCCCTCAGCCTCCATGAGATCAGATTTGTAGGTTCTACAATACTGAGGCCATGCGatgatgacattttcttttttgatgcaTTCACTATGAGCCAGTCACTATATAACATTTTTAgagcattgtttttattttcataatctgGGAGGCAGACCATCTGTTGGTCTGACATGTTaggctggggagattgctcagtgggtaaagtgtttgctgtgaaaGCAGTTGGGCTCcagcaccaatggaagaagccaGGAGGGATGGCATGGGCTTGCAGCCCTAGTGCTAGAGAGGCAGGGTTGTGGGATTCCAGAGCTTGGCCAGTGGCCCAGCATGTCTGGCCAGTTCCAAGCCAGTAAGAGGCTCTTCAATGAGTAGATGAGAATCCTGAGGCTGAACTCCTTCGAGGTTGACCCCCCTATGGCCCCACACTTACAACAAGAATCAAAGCAGTTGAGTGAGGTAGATGTTGGGAGGGTGCTAACTACTGGCCAGGAAGAGGAAATGATTGAGGTAGGTGTTGGGAGGGTGCTAACTACTGGCCAGGAAGCGGAAGTAGACAACTGGATAACCAGCAGCTCCCTACATAGAGTCCATAGGGAGAGTGAGTTCTGCTGTCTTGTGGCATAGAGGGCGTTACTGTTCACAGTACTTTGTTATATATGCTGCAAAGAgctagagaagagaaaagagagaaagctcTCCATGTAAAGAAATGGCAACTGTGAAGGAGATGTAAGTGCTCATGACTAATGTGGACAGCACATCAAAATCACACTTTTATGTGTATCAGATCACCCCTCTGTCCCCATAGTATTCACAGTGATTGTGTATCaattaaaaagacagaaagcaagcaGCACTGTTTGCCCTGCTGACGGTTGGGGTGTGTAACTCCGCGGAGCAGAGCCCCAGGCCTCCCTCATGCAGTCTATCAAGAactgtatgtacatatgtaaacatGTCCGTGTGGGGGCGGTCAGAGTGAGGGCTGAGTGCAGGTGATGGACAGGAGTCACAAAAGAGCATATGCGGCTACTCTTTGCTCGTTTGTTCTAATTctcatggatttttttattttttttggcttGGGTGGtagataagtacataaaatatatttgattcaGAAAGtgtaaatgtaatataaaaattcaCAGCTTCTGTTCTGAGTGCCTCTGCTAACTATATAGAGATTCATTGAgttgtgtgggttctgggtctATTTGcaagggtggttttgttttgtttgggttttttgtttgggtttttgggttttttgtttgtttgtttttctttttttttaaactctgtgtttttttttaaagatttatttatcattatattgTAATTATAATCATATTATTATATGAGTCCATTGTAGCTatttttagacacaccagaagagggcatcgaattccattacagatggttgtgagccaccatgtggttactgggaattgaactcaggacctctggaagagcagtcagtgctcttaaccactgagccatctctccagccatgtttgtttgtttttcaaggcagggtttctgaGTGAGTATCCCTgggtgccctggaactcactctgtagaccagactggcctcaaactcagagatccccttgtctctgcctcccaagcagagactaaaggtgtgtgccgtgCCTGGCCTCTTTGCAAGTTTGTTAATACTGTTTATTAACAAAGTGTTCCTGCTGAGGCACATAAGTGCTCATTCTGAAGTGTGCAGGTGCAGCCTAGGAAACGTGCAGTTCAGGCCAGCATCTCCAACATTTCCAGAGGATCATGTCTGTTTACATATCATATTTCTTTTACAGTTGATGGGATAAAGTCACTCCTTATGAATTTTGATAATATGGATGTTTGACGGCATTAACCAATATGCACTAAATTAAAGTGATTAATGTCCCTTTGGAACAGTAGAGATACCACAGTGTTCAGAGAAGTCTTGCACTTGGAATTGTGTGGGGGCCAGCAGTGGCCACAGTGTGCCCACAGATGGGTCTGTGTTGGTGACATTTTTGCTTGTGTGGGAGGGGCTTCCATTCTTCTTTCAAGAGGCACAACACGGCTCATAACACTGCATCTTTTTCTGCTTGGGTCTTTTCTGATTGAGTAAGATGATTTGAAATCAGACCTCAGTGCTATGAGCTTTTGCTATTTCTATGTTTGTGATGAAGAGCGGTGAGCTGTTGCTGAGCTGCGGGTGATCTTTAACCACTGCTCTATCATTGTCGTTCTCATTGCAGCGAGAGTAGCTTCTCTCCCAGATTTAATGAGAAGGACGGGCATGTGGAGAGGAAGAGCCAGAACGGCCTGTACGAGATTGAGAACGGGAGGCCCAGGTAGGCGCTGGGTGGAGGGACGGCGGCTCTGAGGGAAGGAAGGTGCCGGCCTTCAGAGTATGGCTGTAAGGGCCAGGCGCGGCCCAGAACTTACACGTGTGAAGTAATCGCATGTGCACTGAGCTTGGACTGGGAAGGAGTGTTAGCAGTCTGCATACAACTAGTAAGTGCTAGACACAGGAATTAAAGAGAAGGCTTCACAATTTTACCTTGAAGGTTGaagtaattaatttaataaattataaaaagggTTGAAATGTATGTTTTCATTGGTTATTTATTATATGAACTAATGGGTAAAGGAAGGATTTATGCAAACATTTAAGCCATGGAAGACTAAAATTAAGGCTTTGTTGAATGGGGTGAGATTGCCCAGTAGGTAAGGTCTGGGACAAGGCTGCCCGCCCACCCGCCCacccgcctgcccgcccgcctgTATGGGATCTCTGGGCTCACATGGTTGAGGGAGACATGAACTCCTATAGCTTGTTCTccgatagacacagacacacacacacagacacacacacacacacagacacacacacacacacacacacacacacatgtaattcaAAAGACAAGTAAAGCCTAGTAATGCTAACATCAAGGCTCCTGTGGCTCACCTCCCATTCCTGTCCtgtgattttgaaagaaaaaattattgtCAGTTATCCTGGTGACTTAAAAGAAATGCTTGAGATTTTAGTACAAAACATATAAGAAGTCACTCAGTTTTATCAGCAGGAAAAAGCATGGGTGTGAGCGCCTTGTGGACTAGATTAAGAAGTTAGTtgcaggctgggaagatggcctgTTGGATAAAGCTCTCAGACAGGCGTAGAGACAGGAGTTTGGGCACCCAGAGCCCACAGGGGAGCCGGGCAGGCATAGGCATGCTGGCTCCTGTAGTTTTAGGATTCAAGAAAGGAGCAGAGACGGGTAAGCTGGCTGGCTAGCTAGGCCGCTGGAGACTGGCTGATGGCCCCTCCCTCATTAAACTGGAGAGCTGTTGATACGGACACTGCAGGCCAAATGTCATGCTCATGCCTACACACGTGTACACTCACACCtgcccacacacattcacatgcatatacacaggtgCAGGCTGTGTCAAGCTAGACTTTTAAAAGTGAATATTATTTCATTGATTGCATGGTGGTCTTTTGTCCTTTTCTATCCTAGAAATCCTGCAGGGAGGACAGGACTGGTTGGCCGGGGTCTTCTGGGGAGATGGGGCCCAAATCATGCAGCAGATCCTATTATAACCAGGTAAACACTGGGTGAGACATTTCAGTAGCAAAGAGCTGAGTGATCAGAAAAATGCAGACGTCagtgctttctctctgtctctctgtctctgtctctgtctctgtctctctctctctctctctctctctctgtgtgtgtgtgtgtgtgtgtgtgtgtgtgtgtgtgtgtgtgtatagaactATATGGCTGTTCTATAAGAACACAGGACTCTATGTGAAACCATAATGCTGTGCTATATGGACAACCTGTAGTTGCGGCTCAGTGTTGTGGCTTACGCTTGTAGTCCCCGtattgagacaggagaattgctatgaatttgaggcctgtCCCAAACCCTCAAACTCAGCCCTCAGCAGTCAGTTAGTCAAGCTGTGGTTTTGTGTTGCGGGTGTACACCAAGCATTGTCTCCCAAGCGTGTCCAGCTTGGTGTGCAGAAGCTACATGGTGTGGCCCAGCATAACACGGTACCCTCGCTTAAAACATGAGGTGAccggggcaggggtgggggataaCCCGAGAGCCCGTTTCTCAGACATGAGGTTTGTGAATGACAAAGCCATGTTGCAGTGTCTAAGTTTGAACGCACCCGGCAGACGTTTATTAAAGCATCTGGGCTTTCTCAGCTCCGAGGAGGTACATTAGAGTATAAACAGTATAAGAATCAAGGCTTTGGCCACTGAAGAGCTGTGGCTTCCTGTACAAGGTTGAAAACTTGGTATACGGAACATGCAGTGTGACTAAGTACAGTCATGCATTGCTCAGCACTGGAGACTAGTTCCAAGAACTGAATCATTGGGCAATTTCCTCACTGTCTGCCTGTCACACTGTGTACTTATACTAGATGACACAGGCCCATCAGTCAGTGCGTCTCTTGATGCGAGAGACTTACTGAGTGAACAGCCTGTGAGTCCGCTGGAGTAACGTGCTTAGTGTTCTCTAGAAAACCTGTTTGTTGATAATGGCAGTTGGGAAGGCATGACTGGCTGTTCTGTGTTCCTGCCCACAGGTGGAAAAGGGACGAGAGCGGGAATAAGATCACACACCCTGTCTCTGGGAAATGCATCTTGCAGTTCGTCGCCATCAAAAGGAAAGACTGCGGAGAGTGGGCGATCCCGGGGGTGAGCATGGCGCCCCCTGCTGGTGCTGTCAGTGCCTGAtgcttgctgcttgctgggaGGCTCCCTCGTGAGGAGCCTGCTCCCTCCAGCTCCCCGACACCAACCTGAGGATGATAGGATTCCAGGACAATTCTGGTGTCTTTGGAAGGAGCAGGAGGTTTGGCTAGACTGAGGCCTGTGTTCTATCCTGTGCACTTGCTACTGGGTGAGCCCAGGTGCTCATCTTCCATATGAAGGTAGCCATGTTCATCTCGGAGAGCGAGCCCTCGAATATTTGGCCTATGGTTGGCTTCATTGTGTCAGGTCCATCTACTACTCTGAACTCAGTTTTATGCTTTTAGTATTACTTGTTGAATTCTCACAGTTTTCAAACATAATGAAATGATGACGCTTTTTACCCTGCTGTGGGCAAGGATACGTTTCTCTTTGTGGTGTAAAACCAGGATGAGTTACAGGCTGTAGCTGGCTGATCCAGCGTAGGCTAGTTTCCATGAGCTGGGTCAGCCAGCTTCACTCACACGATAATCATTGCATGGCTTTTATTCCCATTCGAAATTCCAGTCACAGGAGCAGCTACAGTAGCTGCTGCATTCCGAGACCTGTTGGTCTCCTTGACTGACTCTGCCTTTGTGGGTTAATGCTGTAGACCGTGAGGTATGGCAGCCACATGAACACGCACCCCTGCCTTCGGTTACGTGTCAGTGGGAAAGGCAGACAGTGTGGTGAGATGAGTGAACAGTGCTGGTAGCTggtaaaagaaaactgaaaggaaGTAAAAGATGATTTAGGGGAAGTGACATTTAAGTGACGTCCCAAAGGAAGTGAAGGAGTTGTTTCTGTGGAGAGTCGCATGGGTTCTGGGCAGAAACATTTTGGATAAACCTAACAGCAGTGAGGCAGCCCTCAGAAGGGAGTGCTTCTGATGCATTCTGCTGAAGACGCCATTGGCTGCAATGAACTATGAGAGAGCCGTTGTGCTGTTTCCTTGCCCCCGGGCCTTGTAGTTTGAGTTTGGAAAGCATCAGGAAGTGACATTGCCTGGCCCAGTTTGCCATAGGCTACACTGGACCAGTTACTGTGGCCCAGTGTATGAGCTGCCTTGGCTGCGTCAGCTGGAAACTGAGGTTTTAAGCAGTGCTTCTCAGAAGGGTGGGGTAACTGTTGTGCGCAGATACAATAAGACATGTTTATTACTCAGTAAACGTGTGGAGTGGGCCAAAGCTCACCACTTCTCAAAAATGTGACTGCAGGGGATGGTAGACCCCGGAGAGAAGATCAGTGCCACACTGAAAAGGGAGTTTGGTGAGGAAGCCCTGAACTCGTTACAGAAGTCCAGTGCGGAGAAGAGGGAGATCGAGAAGAAGCTGCACGCACTCTTCAGCCAGGAGCATCTCGTGGTAAGGAGCGGCTGCTCAGTCAGGCTCAGTCAGGCTCAGTCAGGCTCAGTCAGGCTCAGTCAGGTGGGGCCTTGGGATCTGCTCACAGCACCTTTGCTGAAGGGTTATAGCCTGGCCTTAGCCCACGTGGTCATTTACtgctgccctccccaccctctttTTCTTAGCTGAGGGCTGACCTTGCCGTGACAGACACACAGGCTATTTTCTTACACACTGAGAATCCATTAAACAGACCTCATTGTTTACAAAAGTCCAGCCTGCTGTGAAAAGCCCTTTACATtataggtttatttgtttttattgctaaTCATTTAAGGTTTATGTCTATATGCCTATATTGTTTATATACTCTGTGTCAGTAAACGGAAACACCACAGAGAGCCTGGGGCGTTAATAATGAAACGacagtttctcttctttttgattgtcatttggtttgctttgtttttctcccaaaataggGATCTCTTACCTTTGTTGTGTTTTTAGGGTTGTACACAAAGCTCAGCCTGGTTAAGTATTTGCTGTGTACCTAGattgtctgttgtgtgtgtgtgtgtgtgtgtgtgtgtgtgtctgtctgtctgtctgtctgtctgtctgtctgtctgtctatgtaagGTTGAGGAGAAAGACTAAAGCTTTTGTTCTCGGGtgccattttctttgcttttgagacagagatcTCATTGGTTAGGCCTGGTTGACAGACAGTCggaagccccagggatccatgGGTCTCCCTGGGCTTGCCCAGCATTTGCCCTGAGCTCTCTGTGACCCAGTACTGGGTCTCCTAATCCattcctcagcctctcaagggGACCTTGTGTTTTCATGTCTTCCCACGTTTGTGTTGAATGACTagatctagatttttttttctggtatcaATAAgctttaaatttcaatttttagatttatctatATATTATCTAGGGTTTTGAAGAACAATGTACCTTTCAGTATATGAAGTCATAATCACAGgaattattaaaatacaaaaatgctTATCTTATGGAACCTTTACAAAAAGCATGGCTCAGATTGACTCCTCAGTTGCCCTTGGTGCTGTCGGACGTGGGCCTCCAGTACAGTGTGaatgctccaccactgagccacgccccggCGCCTCACAAACTGGGTTCCTGAGGACTCTGCGAACTTTAAAACTGCCTCAAAAGAGAACATTGCACCCTGAGAAATATAAACATGTCTATGAAGCTATGTTATGGATTCTGTGCCATATatatttaaggtttatttatgtatgtgtgtacactgtagctacaccagaagagggcatcagatcccattacagatggttgtgagccaccatgtggttgctgggaattgaactcaggacctctggaagagcagtcggtgctcttaaccactgagccatctctccagcccccatttataTTAAtctataagcattttttttttgtggtaaaaACATGTGATATAGCGGAAACTCTTGGCCATTTAACTGTCAGTTCAGTAGGGTGATGTGTGCAGCAGAGTATTTACAAGTGTCACCCAGGGAAGGAAGCTCGTCCGTCTCCCCTCACTCTGGCCTCCCCTCTTGCAAACAGATATATAAGGGCTATGTCGACGACCCTCGGAACACTGACAACGCATGGATGGAGACTGAAGCAGTGAACTACCATGATGAGACAGGTAATTTTATACTTAACTATGACTGGACCTCGAGGACTAGCTGAAGCCGAGACATCTGCTAGGACAGCATCAGagttaacacacatacacacacacacacacacacacacacacacacacacacacacacacacacacacggcaggttTATTGAAAAGCTGCTTTTAGGCCCCAAGGATTGAGGCTAGGGAGGTCACTGCGGGGAGAGGGGacgagagaaaaagagagaaaagacagcgtgcagagagagaagggggagagagaaaaaacaaatacaGCTTTTTAAATCGATCACCTGTTGAGCTTAGGGTCGCATCTGCAGGTGAAGTTTTTGGTATTAGGAGTCCTTGGGACGAAGCTGTCAGAGTTTATCAGCAGTGACTAAAGTCTTCCATGCATTGGTAGCAAGTGAAGTTAAGGCTGGGTTTAGCCTGAGTAATGCAGTGTACGCCCAGCAGTTAGAGCAGTCACTGCAAAAGCAGGTGAGACTCTGCGCGGGCAGTTGGTGATGGGGAAGAAACGGCGTTTGCATTTACCTTGCTGTACGACCCTCCCTGTGCTGCAGCCTTGCATGTAATAAGCGTGTGTGTTGAGTACACGCTTTTCCTGATCTCTCGGTTTAAGAATTATCAGGAGACTGTCACTATGGGAGAGAAGGAGCCACTGtcttcagaatgactaagatcttCACACATCAGCCGATGCACAGAAGGTCCTTTCTTGCTAGGCTGGTATGTGAAGCATTTGGCACTCTGTAGAGGAGTGAAACAAGACAGCTTCAGAGGACTCCCAGCTCCTCTGGCTCTTTGCGGAGTTGCCCAATCTTATGCTAATCACTTGTCCTCACTGGgcagccagcacttgggaggtctCCTTTCTCTCAGCCTTTCCTCGGCCTTGGGAAACTCCAGCaccatctcctttctctctgcagcAGTTCCAAGAAGATACTGAGTTCATTCCTTAGTACAAGAACGTAGAAGATGTGTGCAATGGAGTTTACAATGGGGCTTTCCCAGCTTTACTGGGCACAATCCATTACTTAACTGTGAGGCTCAAAACAGATGACCTTTTCCCCAGAGATGAAGGTGGACTATGTATCCGATGCATGGttggcctttctttctctgtaagaAGAAAATTCTTTGCTCATAAGTTTTAATGTGTTTGCTTTGCCTGTGTAGATTGGTCATGGTTTATCTAAAAAAAGGAATTAGGGCAAGTAGTGTAGAGCTGTACAAGTTTTTCTGCCTAGCGGTATGCTCCGCTGACTTAGCTCTTTGCCATAGCTGTAGACGCTAGGCCTGTCCCTCATCTCACTGATCTGTCCTCCCCGCACCTCTGGGGATCTGTAAGAGACCCCTTGGTAAGAGCTAAGGTGTGTTCCTCCTTCAGTCCAATCCCTGTTGGTAAAAGAATT
The sequence above is a segment of the Rattus rattus isolate New Zealand chromosome 11, Rrattus_CSIRO_v1, whole genome shotgun sequence genome. Coding sequences within it:
- the Nudt9 gene encoding ADP-ribose pyrophosphatase, mitochondrial; translation: MAGRSLGKAVATVSLSVALASVTVRSSGCRAIPAPRNPFPSCGFHLKANVMSGSNGVKDNSHNKARTSPYPGSKVERSKVPNEKVGWLVEWQDYNPVEYTAVSVLAGPQWADPQISESSFSPRFNEKDGHVERKSQNGLYEIENGRPRNPAGRTGLVGRGLLGRWGPNHAADPIITRWKRDESGNKITHPVSGKCILQFVAIKRKDCGEWAIPGGMVDPGEKISATLKREFGEEALNSLQKSSAEKREIEKKLHALFSQEHLVIYKGYVDDPRNTDNAWMETEAVNYHDETGETMDNLTLEAGDDAGKVKWVDISDQLKLYASHSQFIKLVAEKRDAHWSEDCTADSRGL